A genome region from Bacteroides stercoris ATCC 43183 includes the following:
- a CDS encoding TIGR01212 family radical SAM protein (This family includes YhcC from E. coli K-12, an uncharacterized radical SAM protein.), with protein sequence MSATPLYNEFPSFLKRYFPYKVQKISLNAGFTCPNRDGSKGYGGCTYCNNQTFNPDYCRTEKPIALQLEEGKRFFAHKYPEMKYLAYFQAYTNTYGELESLKRKYEEALAVDGVVGLVIGTRPDCMPDDLLRYLENLNKHTFLLVEYGIESTRDETLRRINRGHTFQVTVNAVERTAACGILTGGHVILGLPGETHRSIVAQAKDLSRLPLTTLKMHQLQLIRGTRMALEYERNPEDFHLFNVDEYVDLVVDYVEHLRPDIVLERFVSQSPKELLIAPDWGLKNYEFNHRVQKRMKELDAYQGKKYEM encoded by the coding sequence ATGAGTGCGACTCCTCTTTATAATGAATTTCCTTCTTTCCTGAAACGTTATTTTCCGTATAAGGTACAGAAAATTTCGTTGAATGCCGGGTTTACCTGTCCCAACCGTGACGGGAGCAAGGGGTACGGCGGCTGTACCTACTGCAATAACCAGACTTTCAATCCCGACTACTGCCGTACCGAGAAGCCGATAGCCCTGCAACTGGAAGAAGGAAAGCGTTTCTTTGCGCATAAATATCCCGAAATGAAGTATCTGGCATATTTTCAGGCTTACACCAATACGTACGGAGAGCTGGAGTCCTTGAAGCGGAAATATGAAGAGGCATTGGCGGTAGACGGAGTGGTGGGGCTGGTTATCGGTACACGTCCCGACTGCATGCCCGATGATTTGCTGCGGTATCTGGAAAATCTCAACAAGCATACTTTCCTTTTGGTGGAATACGGTATTGAGAGTACTCGCGACGAGACACTCCGCCGCATTAACCGCGGGCATACTTTTCAAGTTACCGTCAATGCGGTGGAGCGTACGGCTGCTTGCGGAATACTGACCGGCGGACATGTAATCCTGGGGCTGCCGGGCGAGACTCACCGCAGTATCGTGGCACAGGCGAAGGACCTGTCGCGTTTACCGCTTACTACGCTGAAAATGCATCAGTTGCAATTGATACGCGGCACCCGTATGGCTTTGGAATATGAACGGAATCCCGAAGACTTCCATCTTTTCAATGTCGATGAATATGTTGACCTCGTGGTGGACTATGTAGAGCATCTCCGTCCGGATATTGTTCTGGAACGCTTCGTCTCCCAATCTCCCAAAGAGCTGCTTATTGCACCCGACTGGGGACTGAAAAATTATGAGTTTAACCACCGGGTGCAAAAAAGAATGAAGGAACTTGACGCATATCAAGGAAAGAAGTATGAAATGTGA
- a CDS encoding elongation factor G, with product MKVYQTNEIKNIALLGNDGSGKTTLTEALLFESGIIKRRGRITAKNTVSDYFPVEQEYGYSVFSTVFHVEWNGKKLNIIDCPGSDDFVGAAMTALNVTDTAILLLNGQYGPEVGTQNHFRYTEKLGKPVIFLVNQLDHEKCDYDMVLEQLQSIYGSKVVPVQYPLATGPNFNSLIDVLLMKKYSWGPEGGAPTIEDVPAEEMEKATAMHKALVEAAAEHDETLMEKFFEQDSLTEDEMREGIRKGLASRGMFPVFCVCAGKDMGVRRLMEFLGNVVPFVDEMPPVHNTRGEVVNPDSNGPTSLYFFKTAVEPHIGDVQYFKVMSGKVHEGEDFTNADRGSKERIAQIYACAGANRIKVEEMVAGDIGCTVKLKDVHTGNTLNAKGAENRFNFIKYPNSKYSRAIKPLNEADTEKMMVILNRMREEDPTWVIDQSKELRQTIVHGQGEFHLRTLKWRLENNEKLQVKFEEPRIPYRETITKAARADYRHKKQSGGAGQFGEVHLIVEPYYEGMPMPETYKFNGQEFKMNVKGVEEVPLEWGGKLVFVNSIVGGSIDARFMPAILKGIMSRMEQGPLTGSYARDVRVIVYDGKMHPVDSNEISFMLAGRNAFSEAFKNAGPKILEPIYDVEVFVPSDKMGDVMGDLQGRRAMIMGMSSEAGYEKLIAKVPLKEMSSYSTALSSLTGGRASFIMKFASYELVPSDVQDKLIKEFEAKQADE from the coding sequence ATGAAAGTATATCAGACGAATGAAATTAAGAACATTGCCCTCCTTGGCAATGACGGCTCGGGTAAAACCACTCTCACGGAAGCGCTGCTCTTTGAGAGTGGTATTATAAAACGTCGCGGCAGAATTACTGCCAAGAATACGGTCAGCGATTACTTTCCGGTGGAGCAGGAATACGGCTATTCTGTGTTTTCCACCGTTTTCCATGTGGAGTGGAACGGTAAGAAGCTGAATATCATAGACTGTCCGGGCAGTGACGACTTTGTGGGAGCGGCCATGACGGCACTCAACGTTACCGATACGGCTATCCTGCTGCTGAACGGACAATACGGCCCCGAGGTAGGTACTCAAAATCATTTCCGCTATACGGAGAAGCTGGGCAAACCGGTTATCTTCCTGGTAAACCAGCTCGACCATGAGAAGTGCGATTATGATATGGTATTGGAGCAACTGCAATCAATTTATGGTTCAAAAGTGGTTCCCGTTCAATACCCGCTGGCTACCGGACCTAATTTCAATTCGTTGATTGATGTACTTCTGATGAAAAAATATTCGTGGGGACCGGAAGGCGGAGCACCCACAATCGAAGATGTTCCCGCTGAGGAGATGGAGAAAGCAACTGCCATGCATAAAGCATTGGTGGAGGCCGCTGCCGAACACGATGAAACCCTGATGGAGAAATTCTTCGAACAGGATTCTCTGACCGAAGACGAGATGCGCGAGGGCATCCGCAAAGGATTGGCTTCCCGCGGTATGTTCCCCGTATTCTGCGTATGTGCGGGCAAGGATATGGGTGTGCGCCGTTTGATGGAGTTCCTGGGTAATGTCGTTCCGTTTGTAGACGAAATGCCTCCGGTGCACAATACACGCGGCGAAGTTGTGAACCCCGATTCCAACGGACCTACTTCCCTGTATTTCTTCAAGACTGCCGTTGAACCGCATATCGGTGATGTGCAGTATTTCAAGGTTATGAGCGGCAAGGTACACGAAGGAGAAGACTTTACCAATGCCGACCGCGGTTCTAAGGAGCGTATTGCGCAGATTTACGCATGTGCAGGAGCCAACCGTATCAAGGTGGAGGAAATGGTAGCCGGTGATATCGGCTGCACGGTGAAACTGAAGGATGTGCATACGGGCAATACGCTGAATGCCAAAGGGGCTGAGAATCGTTTCAACTTCATTAAATATCCGAATTCCAAATATTCCCGCGCCATCAAGCCGCTGAATGAAGCCGATACGGAAAAGATGATGGTTATCCTGAACCGTATGCGCGAGGAAGACCCGACATGGGTTATCGACCAGTCCAAGGAGTTGCGCCAGACCATTGTGCACGGACAGGGTGAATTCCACCTGCGTACATTGAAATGGCGTTTGGAGAATAACGAGAAATTGCAGGTTAAGTTCGAAGAACCGCGTATCCCGTATCGTGAAACCATCACGAAGGCTGCCCGTGCCGACTACCGCCATAAGAAACAATCCGGTGGAGCAGGACAGTTCGGTGAAGTCCACCTGATTGTAGAGCCCTATTATGAAGGCATGCCGATGCCGGAAACCTATAAGTTCAACGGGCAGGAATTCAAGATGAACGTGAAAGGCGTTGAGGAAGTTCCGCTGGAGTGGGGCGGCAAGCTGGTGTTTGTCAACAGTATCGTGGGCGGTTCTATCGATGCCCGCTTCATGCCGGCTATCCTGAAAGGTATCATGTCCCGTATGGAGCAAGGTCCGCTCACCGGTTCGTATGCCCGCGATGTGCGCGTTATCGTATACGACGGTAAGATGCACCCGGTGGATTCCAATGAAATTTCCTTTATGCTGGCCGGTCGCAATGCGTTCAGCGAAGCGTTCAAGAATGCCGGTCCTAAGATTCTGGAACCGATATACGATGTGGAAGTGTTTGTTCCTTCCGACAAGATGGGTGATGTGATGGGTGACCTGCAAGGACGCCGCGCCATGATTATGGGTATGAGTAGCGAAGCCGGTTATGAAAAGCTGATTGCCAAAGTGCCTTTGAAAGAGATGTCGTCCTATTCTACGGCCCTGAGTTCGTTGACGGGCGGGCGCGCTTCGTTCATTATGAAGTTTGCCAGCTACGAACTTGTACCGAGCGACGTACAGGATAAACTTATCAAGGAATTTGAAGCAAAGCAGGCTGACGAATAA
- a CDS encoding methylated-DNA--[protein]-cysteine S-methyltransferase: protein MKDKNKIIVNPYQSPCGVLLLGSIGDKLCLCDWRTEKHSARVDNRLKRMWNAEFEEGTSAVIESARQQLDEYFAGKRQTFDIPLLFIGTDFQKTVWSELLKIPFGTSVSYGEVARRIGRPAAVRAVANANGANPMSIFVPCHRVIGSDRSLTGYGGGLGSKQRLLELEGVL, encoded by the coding sequence ATGAAAGATAAGAATAAAATCATAGTCAATCCCTATCAATCGCCCTGCGGCGTGCTGTTGCTTGGTTCGATAGGCGATAAACTCTGTCTTTGCGACTGGCGGACGGAAAAGCATAGTGCCCGGGTGGACAACAGACTGAAACGGATGTGGAATGCCGAATTTGAGGAAGGTACTTCGGCTGTAATCGAAAGCGCCCGGCAACAGTTGGACGAGTATTTTGCCGGAAAGCGGCAGACATTCGATATACCGCTCCTGTTCATAGGTACGGATTTTCAGAAGACAGTGTGGAGTGAATTGTTGAAGATACCTTTCGGCACGTCAGTTTCCTATGGAGAAGTGGCACGACGCATCGGCAGACCTGCGGCAGTGCGTGCGGTAGCTAATGCCAATGGAGCAAATCCGATGTCGATATTTGTTCCTTGTCACCGGGTAATCGGCAGTGACCGTTCCTTGACCGGCTACGGCGGCGGGCTTGGCTCCAAACAGAGATTACTTGAGCTGGAAGGGGTTTTGTGA
- a CDS encoding FprA family A-type flavoprotein: protein MNPKTVIKGKIHYVGVNDRNKHLFEGMWPLPYGVSYNSYLIDDETVALIDTVDICYFEVYLRKIKSIIGERPIQYLIINHMEPDHSGSIRLIKQHYPDIIIVGNKQTFGMIEGFYGVTGEQYMVKDEDFLALGHHKLRFYMTPMVHWPETMMTFDETEGVLFSGDGFGCFGTLDGGFLDTRMNLDKYWDEMVRYYSNIVGKYGSPVQKALAKLGGLPISTICSTHGPVWTDNIAKVIGIYDRLSRYAAEEGVVIVYGSMYGNTEQMAEAIAAELSVQGIKNIVMHNVSKSNPSYIIADIFKYRGLIIGSPTYSNQIYPEIESLLSKILVREVKGRYLGYFGSFCWAGAAVKRMGEFAEKSKFEIVGDPVEMKQAMKDITYEQCENLARAMAERLKKDRQ from the coding sequence ATGAACCCAAAAACAGTGATAAAAGGAAAAATCCACTATGTGGGAGTGAATGACCGCAATAAGCATTTGTTTGAAGGTATGTGGCCATTGCCTTACGGAGTGTCTTACAACTCTTACCTGATAGACGATGAAACGGTTGCGCTGATTGATACTGTAGATATTTGTTACTTTGAGGTATATCTTCGGAAGATAAAGAGCATAATCGGCGAACGTCCCATCCAGTATCTTATCATCAACCATATGGAACCGGACCATTCCGGCTCTATCCGCTTAATCAAACAGCATTATCCCGACATCATCATTGTTGGCAACAAGCAGACTTTCGGTATGATAGAAGGTTTCTATGGCGTGACGGGCGAGCAATATATGGTAAAAGATGAAGACTTTCTTGCCTTGGGCCACCACAAGCTCCGTTTCTATATGACTCCGATGGTGCACTGGCCCGAAACCATGATGACCTTCGACGAAACGGAAGGCGTGCTGTTTTCCGGCGATGGCTTCGGGTGCTTTGGTACGCTCGATGGGGGATTCCTTGATACACGCATGAATCTGGATAAGTATTGGGACGAAATGGTTCGTTATTACTCCAATATCGTGGGCAAGTACGGCTCTCCCGTGCAGAAGGCATTGGCAAAGCTGGGCGGTCTGCCCATCTCCACCATCTGCTCCACTCACGGACCGGTATGGACGGATAATATCGCCAAGGTTATCGGCATCTACGATCGCTTGAGCCGGTATGCGGCCGAAGAGGGTGTTGTCATTGTCTATGGTTCCATGTACGGCAATACCGAACAAATGGCGGAAGCCATTGCTGCGGAACTTTCCGTTCAGGGCATCAAAAATATTGTGATGCACAATGTCAGCAAAAGTAATCCGTCTTACATCATAGCCGATATATTCAAATACAGGGGTCTGATAATCGGAAGTCCCACGTATAGCAACCAGATTTATCCGGAGATAGAATCACTGCTCTCCAAGATATTGGTACGCGAGGTGAAAGGCCGTTATCTGGGTTACTTCGGTTCGTTCTGCTGGGCAGGTGCAGCCGTGAAGCGCATGGGCGAATTTGCCGAGAAAAGTAAGTTTGAAATCGTGGGCGATCCGGTGGAAATGAAGCAGGCCATGAAGGACATTACCTACGAGCAATGCGAGAATCTGGCACGCGCCATGGCGGAGCGTTTGAAGAAAGACAGACAATAA
- a CDS encoding SAM-dependent methyltransferase: METALYLLPVTLGDTPVETVLPSYNKEVILGIRHFIVEDVRSARRFLKKVDREIDIDSLTFYTLNKHTSPEDISGYLKPLEAGNPMGVISEAGCPAVADPGADVVAIAQRKNLRVVPLVGPSSIILSVMGSGFNGQSFAFHGYLPIELGERAKKLKALEQRVYNEHQTQLFIETPYRNNKMIEDILHNCRPQTKLCIAADITCEGEYIKTKTVKEWKGKVPDLSKIPCIFLLYK, from the coding sequence ATGGAAACTGCTCTTTATCTGTTGCCTGTTACTTTAGGCGATACTCCTGTTGAAACCGTATTACCCTCTTATAATAAAGAAGTGATTTTAGGTATCCGTCATTTTATAGTGGAGGATGTGCGTTCGGCACGTCGTTTCCTGAAGAAAGTCGACAGGGAAATAGATATTGATTCGCTTACGTTCTATACGCTCAATAAGCATACTTCACCGGAAGATATATCCGGATATTTGAAACCGCTTGAGGCAGGAAATCCAATGGGAGTGATTTCCGAGGCAGGATGTCCGGCTGTTGCCGATCCGGGGGCGGATGTGGTGGCTATAGCGCAGCGTAAGAACTTGAGGGTGGTTCCTTTGGTCGGGCCTTCTTCAATCATATTATCGGTTATGGGTTCCGGTTTTAACGGACAGAGTTTTGCCTTTCACGGATATTTGCCTATTGAACTCGGTGAGCGTGCCAAGAAACTGAAAGCGTTGGAACAACGCGTGTATAATGAGCATCAGACCCAGCTTTTTATAGAGACTCCCTATCGTAACAATAAGATGATAGAGGATATTCTGCATAACTGCCGTCCTCAGACCAAACTTTGCATTGCTGCCGATATTACATGTGAGGGAGAGTATATTAAAACGAAAACGGTGAAAGAATGGAAAGGGAAGGTTCCCGATTTGTCTAAAATTCCTTGTATTTTTCTCTTGTATAAATAA
- the lipA gene encoding lipoyl synthase yields MSERVRKPEWLKISIGANERYTETKRIVESHCLHTICSSGRCPNMGECWGKGTATFMIGGDICTRCCKFCNTQTGKPMPLDPQEPVHVAESIALMKLSHAVVTSVDRDDLPDLGAAHWVQTIREIKRLNPDTTVEVLIPDFQGRKELIDMVIEARPEIISHNMETVKRISPLVRSAAHYETSLEVLRQISESGTVAKSGIMVGLGETPDEVAALMDDLRDAGCRILTIGQYLQPTHKHYPVAEYVTPAQFTAYKELGLKKGFTQVESAPLVRSSYHAEKSTQYLQKK; encoded by the coding sequence ATGAGCGAAAGAGTACGTAAGCCGGAATGGCTCAAAATAAGTATCGGTGCCAACGAACGTTATACCGAGACAAAACGCATTGTAGAATCCCACTGCCTGCACACGATATGCAGCAGCGGACGTTGTCCCAATATGGGAGAATGTTGGGGAAAAGGTACGGCCACTTTTATGATAGGGGGAGATATCTGTACCCGTTGCTGCAAGTTCTGCAATACACAAACAGGCAAGCCCATGCCGCTTGACCCGCAAGAACCGGTGCACGTAGCCGAATCCATCGCCTTAATGAAGCTCTCCCACGCCGTTGTCACTTCCGTAGACAGAGACGACCTGCCGGATTTGGGAGCCGCCCATTGGGTGCAAACGATCCGCGAAATCAAACGCCTCAACCCGGATACGACCGTTGAAGTACTGATTCCAGACTTTCAGGGCAGAAAGGAACTCATAGACATGGTTATCGAAGCCCGGCCGGAGATAATCTCCCATAATATGGAAACCGTAAAACGTATCAGTCCGCTGGTACGGAGTGCTGCTCATTATGAAACAAGCCTTGAAGTATTGCGGCAGATATCCGAAAGCGGCACTGTTGCCAAATCCGGCATTATGGTAGGATTGGGGGAGACTCCGGATGAAGTGGCAGCGCTCATGGACGACCTGCGCGACGCAGGTTGCCGGATACTCACTATCGGACAATATCTGCAACCTACGCATAAGCATTATCCCGTAGCAGAATATGTTACCCCTGCCCAATTTACCGCCTACAAGGAACTCGGATTAAAAAAAGGATTCACCCAGGTAGAAAGCGCACCATTGGTCCGTTCGTCCTACCATGCAGAAAAATCAACCCAATATCTACAAAAAAAATGA
- a CDS encoding MFS transporter, translating to MNSGYHKNLVFTAACIGMCFFGVSMITLGSVLPSLVTKLELSGLQTTSLVTFLPIGMLAGSLIFGPIADRFGHKALLVPSCIIVLSGLEGLIFFESIPLLQISIVGIGLGGGILNGETNALVSDISGESEKGSRISFLGVFYGLGALGIPSLLGILSEHYSFETILQGIGIIMLAGILFCIPIRFPAPKQAQGFPVKEGLGLLKESSLLLLSFILFFQSGIEGVCNNWSTSYFGQVTDIPANQGLIALTCMVAGLTVARMLQIVLFKKIQPAKVLPYSLILTATGFALLTAAPGFIRTAAGMAVIGMGLSSTYPVILSILGTRYPSLSGTAFGIALAIALIGQTAMNGLMGMVFTYDNGIVLYPYIMIGSLAIMLVLFKRSLK from the coding sequence ATGAATAGCGGTTATCATAAGAATCTTGTGTTCACGGCAGCGTGCATCGGAATGTGTTTTTTCGGTGTTTCAATGATTACATTGGGTTCGGTACTGCCTTCTCTCGTCACAAAACTGGAATTAAGCGGACTGCAAACTACGTCACTGGTAACCTTTCTTCCCATCGGCATGCTGGCCGGTTCGTTGATTTTCGGTCCTATTGCGGACCGTTTCGGACACAAAGCATTGTTGGTGCCCAGTTGCATCATCGTATTATCGGGATTGGAAGGACTGATATTCTTCGAAAGCATCCCGCTCCTTCAAATCTCCATTGTAGGCATAGGTCTGGGCGGCGGCATCCTTAACGGTGAAACCAACGCCTTGGTTTCCGACATCTCCGGAGAATCCGAAAAAGGCTCCCGGATCAGCTTCCTGGGAGTGTTCTACGGGTTGGGAGCGCTTGGCATACCAAGCCTTTTGGGAATCCTGTCCGAGCATTACTCTTTTGAAACCATCCTGCAAGGTATAGGCATCATTATGCTGGCAGGTATATTGTTCTGCATCCCCATACGTTTTCCCGCACCCAAACAAGCACAGGGATTTCCTGTAAAGGAAGGATTAGGCCTGCTGAAAGAAAGCAGCCTGCTGCTGCTCAGCTTCATTCTATTCTTTCAAAGCGGCATTGAAGGAGTATGCAATAACTGGTCCACCAGTTATTTCGGTCAGGTAACCGACATACCTGCCAATCAGGGATTGATAGCACTCACCTGTATGGTTGCCGGACTCACCGTAGCACGTATGCTGCAAATCGTACTTTTCAAAAAGATACAACCGGCAAAGGTGCTCCCCTACAGTCTTATCCTCACTGCAACAGGCTTTGCCCTGCTGACAGCAGCTCCCGGTTTCATACGGACTGCTGCAGGAATGGCTGTAATAGGAATGGGATTATCGTCTACTTATCCGGTTATCCTGAGTATTCTCGGAACCCGCTACCCTTCATTGTCGGGAACGGCATTCGGCATAGCGCTCGCCATCGCCCTTATAGGACAAACTGCCATGAACGGACTGATGGGAATGGTTTTCACATATGACAACGGCATCGTGCTTTACCCTTATATAATGATAGGTTCACTGGCTATCATGCTTGTTTTGTTTAAGCGTTCACTCAAATAA
- a CDS encoding S9 family peptidase, with product MKKISFALFFCLCALAGFAQNSKPLDLKEIVSGEFIPQNISGVIPIPGDGEHYSQMNADKTQIIKYSFKTGKSVEVLFDAATARECPFKKFDSYSFAPDGSKLLIATETVPVYRHSYTAVHYIYSLKRNLDGKINNVVEKLSDGGPQQVPIFSPDGNQVAFVRDNNIFLVKLLYGNSESQVTEDGSRNEVLNGIPDWVYEEEFAFNRALEFSPDSKMLAFIRFDEREVPSYTFPVFAGEVPHIAPYEKYPGEYTYKYPKTGEKNSKVSVHTFDIKSKVTRKINLPLEEGGYIPRIRFTQDPNKLAIMTLNRHQNRFDLYFADPRSTVCKLAVRDESGTYIRENVFDNIIFYPETFSFVSERNGYNHLYWYNINGNLIKQVTSGSYEVQDFLGYDPENGSFYYSSNEESPLRSAIYKIDRKGKKTKLSSHTGTNSALFSTDMKYFMNRYSSLDIPTVITLNDNNGKTLTTLVDNAALKQKLNGYDMPKKEFFSFQTSEGTELNGWMIKPANFSASKKYPVLMYQYSGPGSQQVLDKFGVSWETYMASQGYVIVCVDGRGTGGRGAEFAKSTYLNLGVKEAKDQVETALYLGRQPYVDKNRIGIWGWSYGGYMTIMSMSEGTPVFKAGAAVAPVTDWNYYDTVYGERFMRTPKENAEGYKASSAFTRANNLHGNLLLVHGMADDNVHFQNCAEYAEHLVQLGKQFDMQVYTNRNHSIFGGNTRLHLYTKLTNFFNRELKK from the coding sequence ATGAAAAAAATAAGTTTTGCACTTTTTTTCTGCCTTTGTGCACTGGCAGGCTTTGCCCAGAACAGCAAGCCACTCGATTTGAAAGAAATCGTATCCGGAGAATTTATCCCTCAAAACATTTCGGGTGTCATCCCTATTCCGGGAGACGGCGAACATTATTCGCAAATGAATGCGGATAAGACACAAATCATCAAATACTCTTTCAAGACAGGTAAATCGGTAGAAGTGCTGTTCGATGCGGCTACTGCCCGCGAGTGTCCATTCAAGAAGTTCGACAGCTACAGCTTTGCTCCGGACGGCAGCAAATTGCTTATTGCAACAGAAACAGTGCCTGTATACCGCCACTCTTATACAGCAGTACATTATATATATAGCCTGAAGCGGAATTTGGACGGCAAGATAAACAATGTAGTGGAGAAACTGTCGGACGGCGGACCGCAACAAGTCCCCATCTTCTCGCCCGATGGAAACCAAGTGGCTTTTGTGCGCGACAACAACATCTTCCTCGTTAAATTACTTTACGGCAACAGCGAAAGCCAGGTGACTGAAGACGGCAGCCGCAATGAAGTGCTGAACGGCATTCCCGACTGGGTATACGAAGAAGAGTTTGCATTTAACCGTGCCTTGGAATTCAGTCCCGACAGCAAGATGCTGGCTTTCATCCGTTTCGACGAACGGGAAGTTCCCTCTTATACTTTCCCGGTATTTGCCGGAGAAGTGCCTCATATTGCCCCTTACGAGAAATACCCGGGAGAATATACTTATAAATATCCCAAGACAGGTGAAAAGAATTCAAAAGTATCCGTACATACTTTTGATATCAAATCCAAAGTAACCCGCAAAATCAATCTTCCTTTGGAAGAAGGCGGCTACATTCCCCGTATCCGTTTCACACAAGACCCGAACAAGCTTGCCATCATGACGCTGAACCGCCACCAGAACCGGTTCGACTTGTATTTTGCCGACCCTCGCAGTACCGTATGCAAGTTGGCCGTACGTGATGAGAGCGGCACTTATATCCGCGAGAATGTATTTGACAACATCATTTTCTATCCGGAGACTTTCAGTTTTGTCAGTGAAAGAAACGGATACAACCACTTGTACTGGTACAATATAAACGGAAATCTTATCAAACAGGTCACTTCCGGCTCATACGAAGTACAGGATTTTCTGGGTTATGACCCCGAAAACGGAAGTTTTTATTACAGCAGCAACGAAGAAAGTCCGCTGCGCAGCGCTATCTACAAGATAGACCGCAAAGGCAAAAAAACAAAGTTATCATCGCATACAGGGACAAATAGCGCCCTGTTCAGTACAGACATGAAGTATTTCATGAACCGCTATTCAAGCCTGGACATTCCGACTGTCATCACCCTGAACGACAATAACGGCAAAACGCTGACCACACTTGTAGATAATGCCGCACTGAAGCAGAAATTAAACGGATATGATATGCCGAAGAAAGAATTCTTCTCTTTCCAGACCTCCGAGGGCACTGAACTGAATGGCTGGATGATAAAGCCGGCAAACTTCTCCGCAAGCAAAAAATATCCGGTTCTGATGTATCAGTACAGCGGTCCAGGCTCGCAGCAGGTACTTGACAAGTTCGGCGTGAGCTGGGAAACTTACATGGCTTCCCAAGGCTATGTCATAGTGTGCGTAGACGGACGAGGCACGGGCGGACGCGGTGCGGAATTTGCCAAAAGCACCTATCTGAATCTCGGTGTCAAAGAAGCCAAAGACCAAGTGGAAACCGCCCTGTACTTAGGACGCCAACCTTACGTAGATAAAAATCGTATCGGAATTTGGGGCTGGAGTTATGGCGGCTACATGACCATTATGAGCATGAGCGAAGGAACTCCCGTATTCAAAGCCGGAGCAGCCGTTGCTCCGGTTACCGACTGGAACTATTACGATACCGTATACGGCGAACGTTTCATGCGTACCCCGAAAGAAAATGCCGAAGGTTACAAAGCCTCGTCCGCCTTTACCCGTGCCAACAACTTGCATGGCAATCTGTTGTTGGTACATGGCATGGCGGATGATAACGTTCATTTCCAGAATTGCGCGGAATATGCCGAACACCTCGTACAACTTGGCAAACAGTTCGACATGCAGGTTTATACCAACCGCAACCATAGCATCTTCGGAGGCAACACCCGTCTGCATCTGTATACCAAATTAACGAACTTCTTTAATCGGGAATTGAAAAAGTAA
- the nagB gene encoding glucosamine-6-phosphate deaminase: MRLIIQPDYQSVSQWAAHYVAAKIKAANPTPEKPFVLGCPTGSSPLGMYKALIDLNKKGIVSFQNVVTFNMDEYVGLPKEHPESYYSFMWNNFFSHIDIKPENTNILNGNAADLDAECARYEEKIKSYGGIDLFMGGIGPDGHIAFNEPGSSLSSRTRQKTLTTDTIIANSRFFDNDVNKVPKTSLTVGVGTVLSAREVMIIVNGHNKARALYHAVEGPVMQMWTISALQMHEKGIIVCDDAATAELKVGTYRYFKDIEANHLDPESLLK; this comes from the coding sequence ATGAGACTAATCATTCAACCGGATTATCAATCCGTATCACAGTGGGCGGCACATTATGTAGCTGCCAAAATCAAGGCTGCCAATCCTACCCCTGAAAAACCGTTTGTATTGGGATGTCCCACCGGTTCTTCGCCTCTGGGTATGTACAAGGCCTTAATCGACCTGAACAAGAAAGGTATTGTATCTTTCCAGAACGTAGTGACTTTCAACATGGACGAATATGTAGGCTTGCCGAAGGAACACCCCGAAAGCTACTATTCCTTTATGTGGAACAACTTCTTCAGCCACATCGATATCAAGCCGGAAAATACCAATATCCTGAACGGAAACGCTGCCGACCTCGATGCCGAATGTGCACGTTATGAGGAAAAAATCAAGTCTTACGGCGGTATCGACCTCTTCATGGGTGGTATCGGTCCCGACGGACACATCGCTTTCAACGAGCCGGGCTCTTCCTTGTCGTCGCGTACCCGTCAGAAAACGCTGACTACCGACACCATCATTGCCAACTCCCGCTTCTTTGACAACGATGTAAACAAAGTGCCCAAAACATCTTTGACCGTAGGTGTAGGCACTGTGCTCAGCGCAAGGGAAGTGATGATTATCGTAAATGGCCACAACAAGGCCCGTGCCCTTTATCATGCGGTGGAAGGACCTGTGATGCAGATGTGGACAATCAGCGCGCTGCAGATGCATGAAAAGGGAATCATCGTTTGCGACGATGCTGCTACGGCAGAGCTGAAAGTCGGTACATACCGTTATTTCAAAGACATCGAGGCAAACCATCTCGACCCGGAGTCTTTGCTGAAATAA